From a region of the Saccharomycodes ludwigii strain NBRC 1722 chromosome VII, whole genome shotgun sequence genome:
- a CDS encoding uncharacterized protein (similar to Saccharomyces cerevisiae YOL036W | protein of unknown function (paralog of YIR016W | putative protein of unknown function)) — MINEIGPGEVQHLYQEDNNTFVDDATISFKQTTINQTSSTENGEYVSVDTKLNYIINNMPVIPNLANATTNTNVLHDIKEEEEEEEEDPSLTGESTGEIPGQEETKPTKKLEGERDEENNEIHHNYFGSPDLINKSLGDDDNTNTTIIDDTVIHNDFYGASNNENIIQEIEIQERLVTNSPPSNTAYTNNNNNNNNNNNDDIEHSSINNKKYNSEEVLKQPRDISSDNNNGSIISNPQQINIGSANEITKQKPAVDNEIKLNESSQTVPDLNTFANDILLPPLPSSNNDVSQLKSDYITASVLPSNNNNNNNNNNNNNNSNNAEITSVNNTSAYIKQKRQDDLTECDNTTNNSAATVLSNIPVTATATSTPNDAYFPLYNNIGYPSAIASSSVKSTGSITNSNLPATLKSHMLFPISVTSSPVPITDTTNTSPVINVDCSNNTTNTKQNYSRRSSITSSVSKKSNTTSNSTNHCSKGLAGGANANVNSGLFQLPPMIHPDAANNYVVSNSTFNSGNISNNTSNYYYAGNRSRSNTNATSITTSTVSTPVNEINPSTLDLDLINDNEESTDEQQGNSSDNTNSQDLDLSSALKMSSIFQSTSSNLNVELVHTDCTTLPVYNNPTNAHVAPNFGSNSPSTTSLLSPKITLKRNFSNPLITSSANGPMPTLGSSHSFANNGTNTNTHINMDSNSKSSTIKNTITGTLSEITKLRSRSNSSRSMCSNGTGDHHSIGRNRTPTTSSSIKHKRISIHFPKNCMDGNPTALSRNRSINAAAAAANTPTSSNNNNNNNNNNNGASNDGHAIVCEDGVTTSQEIFYSPTNSLYDNDEESDAANLDCSANDNIKNNDQKQKNKSTSVLRPRLIKRASSALLKKASLGKFKDTTSNEVSPVLTQSPHFSTPTTNTTPNKINSVEGLTSSFSNMSNTISNTSSHNHSDDCEEGTTTYSDNYGTTFGDNIGSPFKNMVFTSAENDYNIYHYPLPPSNNIENNQHALKIAAPTSLTTRQRSLSKKFKNGFSKIIGGHYNSNGNCKEDDSNIQKQSVARNISPTTPPAFPYFPEKKNVREASGDDGGYGSIPTSLPKSRANSFGNGRIIFSGTVTNKYQPPPSQKDYFSSPRRSLSLKSLSSSTTSLASTLHRKRSKKKPSIKRSLSSSIVPSGSNNSEYTSSKNSGLLKSVSRSTSFRSAASNVKLQHADSFVSAQISPLQPIINNGGYNNDNLESVHAVGINTPVITEAVDKSMVNSEKNGIENRKNMSNIYTRNQNFSVNGGITSEKTNRGSINNNNDNNNNNNNVGDTELLLRKDSKNLSGWSKDVSKEGDGGDIEIEVDLNALTKNAPIITITGNNHSKSFKKNCAVCQRNGSYACHHTHDGYNIVNGKKSQDYRLMHDTAHADNTGNRKVLATKGKSMAVDEHIFSKNGCYVRNGDSIGSNYGGLYHNSDVGNNYESNIYFDKFYQEFNRKNGNVSNTSNNNKTNINNTRDTLGKKKNGKGLKGADGDKNSKSCNKITISLKEYIGVLMNLQRAEDEKFDTLERNFKKNGWVSEKELNGLKQKRVIVNKNWADRISFYQNKI, encoded by the coding sequence atgataaatgaAATAGGACCTGGAGAAGTACAACATCTGTATCAGGAAGATAATAACACTTTTGTTGACGATGCTactatttcttttaaacaGACCACAATAAATCAAACATCTAGTACAGAAAACGGAGAATATGTTAGTGTAGACactaaattaaattacattataaataatatgcCCGTAATTCCAAATTTAGCGAATGCTACCACAAATACTAATGTTTTGCATgatataaaagaagaagaagaggaggaggaggaagaTCCGAGTCTAACCGGTGAGTCTACAGGAGAAATACCTGGCCAGGAAGAAACTAAgccaacaaaaaaattggaaggAGAAAGagatgaagaaaataacGAAATTCATCACAATTATTTTGGTAGTCCGGAccttataaataaatcactGGGCGATGATGATAACACGAATACTACAATTATAGATGATACAGTTATTCATAATGATTTTTATGGTGCTAGTAACAATGAAAACATTATACAAGAAATTGAAATCCAAGAACGCTTAGTGACAAATTCTCCCCCTTCAAATACAGCatataccaataataataataataataataataataataatgatgacaTTGAACACTCATCaataaacaacaaaaaatacaattcaGAAGAAGTCTTGAAACAGCCACGGGATATTAGTAgtgataacaataatggttctattattagtaaCCCCCagcaaataaatattgGAAGCGCTAATGAAATAACAAAGCAGAAACCTGCTGTGGATAATGAAATTAAGTTAAATGAATCTTCTCAAACAGTTCCCGATCTGAATACTTTTGCTAACGACATTCTGTTGCCTCCTTTGCCCAGTTCAAATAATGATGTCTCTCAATTGAAAAGTGATTATATTACTGCTTCTGTTTTGCcatccaataataataataataataataataataataataataataatagtaataacgCTGAAATAACATCCGTAAATAATACAAGCGCgtatattaaacaaaaaagacaaGATGATCTCACTGAATGCGATAACACCACAAATAACAGTGCAGCAACTGTATTATCAAATATCCCTGTCACTGCTACCGCTACAAGCACCCCAAATGACGCATATTTCCCgctatataataatattggttACCCATCAGCAATTGCTTCATCTTCTGTTAAAAGTACTGGTAGCATAACCAATAGTAATTTACCTGCTACTCTTAAAAGTCATATGTTGTTTCCCATCTCAGTTACTTCATCTCCTGTTCCTATCACAGATACAACAAATACTTCACCAGTGATCAATGTAGATTGTAGCAACAATACAACCAATACCAAACAGAATTATAGCAGAAGAAGCTCGATTACCAGCTCGGTTTCCAAGAAAAGTAACACTACATCAAATTCAACTAATCATTGCAGTAAGGGCCTAGCTGGCGGGGCTAATGCAAATGTCAATTCAGGCTTGTTCCAATTGCCCCCTATGATCCACCCAGATGCAGCTAATAACTACGTTGTAAGTAATAGCACATTTAACAGCGGCAACATCAGTAACAATACTagtaattattattacgcTGGAAATCGAAGCAGAAGTAATACAAATGCCACTTCTATAACTACTAGTACTGTTAGTACTCCTGTAAATGAGATTAATCCTAGTACTTTGGACTTAGATTTGATCAATGACAATGAAGAAAGTACTGACGAGCAACAAGGTAATTCGAGCGACAATACTAATAGCCAAGATTTGGATTTATCCAGTGCTTTAAAGATGTCATCTATTTTTCAATCGACCAGTTCGAATTTGAATGTAGAACTGGTACACACAGATTGCACCACTCTTCCTGTATACAATAATCCAACTAATGCACATGTCGCCCCGAATTTTGGCTCTAACAGCCCTTCTACCACCTCTTTACTTTCTCCTAAAATAACACTGAAGAGAAATTTTTCCAATCCATTGATTACTTCATCAGCAAATGGCCCAATGCCGACATTAGGTTCTTCACATTCATTCGCCAATAACGGTACCAATACAAATACACATATCAATATggatagtaatagtaaaagTTCTACTATTAAGAACACCATTACTGGAACTTTATCCGAGATTACCAAGTTGAGATCAAGAAGTAATAGTTCGCGATCAATGTGCAGTAATGGAACTGGCGATCATCATAGTATTGGACGTAATCGAACACCTACCACTTCTTCATCTATTAAACATAAGAGAATCTCTATACATTTCCCCAAGAATTGTATGGATGGTAATCCCACGGCTTTATCTCGTAATAGATCAATTaatgctgctgctgctgctgctaaCACCCCCACTtctagtaataataataataataataataataataataatggtgctAGTAATGATGGACATGCTATTGTTTGTGAAGATGGAGTAACAACCTCCCAGGAAATTTTCTATTCACCTACAAATTCCCTttatgataatgatgaagaaTCTGATGCAGCAAATCTTGATTGTAGTGCCAATGATaacatcaaaaataatgacCAGAAgcagaaaaataaatctacATCAGTGTTAAGACCGCGATTGATTAAAAGAGCAAGTAGTGcactattaaaaaaagcttCGTTGGGTAAATTTAAGGATACCACGTCCAACGAAGTTTCCCCAGTTTTAACACAATCACCCCATTTTAGTACACCTACTACGAATACAACACCTAATAAGATTAATAGTGTAGAAGGGTTgacttcttctttttcgaACATGAGTAACACTATTTCCAATACTTCAAGTCATAATCATAGTGATGATTGCGAAgaaggtactactacttaTTCCGATAATTACGGTACCACTTTTGGCGACAATATTGGTTCgccatttaaaaatatggtATTCACAAGTGCCGAAaatgattataatatttatcattatccACTACCTCCTTCAAACAACATAGAAAATAATCAGCATGCTTTGAAAATCGCTGCACCAACTTCACTAACAACTAGACAAAGGTCGTTGAGCAAAAAGTTCAAAAATGGGTTTAGTAAAATTATTGGTGGTCACTATAATAGTAACGGCAACTGTAAAGAAGATGATAGCAATATACAAAAACAGTCAGTAGCAAGAAATATTTCGCCTACTACTCCGCCAGCCTTTCCCTATTTCcctgagaaaaaaaatgtgagGGAAGCATCTGGTGATGACGGTGGCTACGGCTCTATACCCACTTCATTACCTAAGTCAAGAGCTAATAGCTTTGGTAATGGgagaattattttttctggGACTGTGACCAATAAATATCAACCACCGCCATCACAGAAGGATTACTTTAGTTCACCAAGAAGATCATTGTCcttaaaaagtttatctTCCTCAACTACATCTTTAGCTTCTACCTTACACAGAAAAAGatccaaaaaaaagccTAGTATCAAAAGATCATTGTCTAGCAGCATTGTTCCAAGTGGCAGTAATAACAGTGAGTACACCAGTAGTAAAAATAGTGGACTATTGAAATCTGTGTCTAGAAGTACCAGTTTCAGATCTGCTGCTAGCAACGTTAAATTGCAGCATGCTGATAGTTTCGTATCTGCGCAAATTTCACCTCTTcaaccaataataaataatggtggttacaataatgataatcTTGAATCTGTACATGCTGTTGGTATTAATACTCCTGTTATTACTGAGGCCGTTGATAAGTCGATGGTAAattcagaaaaaaatggcaTTGAAAATCGAAAGAATATGAGCAATATCTATACACGCAACCAGAATTTTAGTGTTAATGGTGGTATTACTAGTGAGAAGACTAATCGTGGTAGcattaacaacaataatgataataataataataataataatgtagGAGATACGGAATTATTGTTACGTAAAGACTCGAAAAATTTGTCTGGATGGAGTAAAGATGTTAGTAAAGAAGGTGATGGTGGTGATATTGAGATTGAAGTTGATTTAAACgcattaacaaaaaatgcTCCAATAATTACAATCACTGGTAATAACCATTCTAAAAGTTTTAAGAAGAATTGTGCCGTTTGTCAGCGTAACGGTAGTTACGCGTGCCATCATACTCATGATGGCTATAATATCGTGAATGGGAAAAAATCGCAGGATTATAGATTAATGCATGACACAGCTCATGCCGATAACACTGGTAATCGGAAGGTATTGGCAACAAAAGGTAAAAGTATGGCTGTAGACGAACATATCTTTTCAAAGAATGGTTGTTATGTAAGAAACGGTGATAGCATTGGTAGTAATTATGGTGGTTTATATCATAATTCCGATGTTGGCAATAATTATGAAagcaatatatattttgataaattttacCAAGAgtttaatagaaaaaatggGAATGTTTCTAACaccagcaacaacaacaaaactaatataaacaatacTAGAGATACTcttggaaagaaaaaaaatgggaaGGGGCTTAAGGGTGCTGATGGGGACAAGAATAGTAAGAgttgtaataaaattacTATAAGCTTAAAAGAATACATTGGGGTATTGATGAATTTACAGCGTGCtgaagatgaaaaatttgatacATTGGaaagaaactttaaaaagaatGGATGGGTATCTGAGAAGGAATTAAATGGactaaaacaaaaaagagtTATTGTGAACAAAAACTGGGCTGATAGGATATCATTTtatcaaaacaaaatttga
- the MIM1 gene encoding Mim1p (similar to Saccharomyces cerevisiae YOL026C | MIM1 | Mitochondrial IMport): MTEQQIGNDITNELINDTLAATNNGESLSQAEEQLNNNVEEMPEDVAVEYEKDQETKPKYNTIVSSILRILTSTSINLLLPFINGLMLGFGELAAYELGWNMNWFPYVRRNTIENYALKTTSLNNGKRNNKFTVTGGDFKLYPEYRKNGGKFSDNSKSAFL; encoded by the coding sequence atgacagAACAACAAATTGGTAATGATATAACAAATGAACTCATCAATGATACATTGGCAGCTACAAATAATGGCGAATCATTATCACAAGCAGAAGAACAGCTAAACAACAATGTAGAAGAAATGCCAGAAGATGTCGCTGTTGAATATGAAAAAGATCAAGAAACAAAACCAAAATATAATACTATAGTTTCATCAATATTAAGAATTTTAACTTCTACTTCGATAAATTTACTTTTACCATTCATTAACGGGTTGATGCTAGGCTTTGGCGAATTAGCAGCTTATGAACTTGGTTGGAATATGAACTGGTTCCCATATGTAAGAAGGAATACTATAGAGAACTACGCTCTTAAAACAACTTCCTTAAACAATggtaaaagaaataataaatttactGTTACTGGTGGTGATTTTAAACTATACCCTGAATATAGAAAAAACGGAGGTAAATTTAGTGATAATTCTAAAAGTGCGTTTCTATGA
- the RPR2 gene encoding ribonuclease P protein subunit RPR2 (similar to Saccharomyces cerevisiae YIR015W | RPR2 | RNase P Ribonucleoprotein), whose translation MAKKNNNNGKDNKNKNINVNSDGLILIPPPKSLAASEGILTTKSADHYGRINYLFQLSNFMKSKDIIMPNTSFKSTSTVTPTNMKNTHLKDNNSNNADVRLNDILSSLYNLQIPKIQTKMKLQLSPNMKRQICPLCSELLIPGLSLKLKVVNWNHAKINKHRAHGPTTKSFLNVKKPGKKNQKNNVLLWKCTKCGKIVKKFPIGQDLFYQPFYEKNIVKYINDMAEGNNELKLKRDGEESKKKEEGEGGEGERVSK comes from the coding sequence ATGGccaaaaagaataataacaatggtaaagacaacaaaaataaaaacatcaaTGTTAATTCTGAtggtttaatattaattccACCACCTAAATCATTGGCAGCATCAGAGGGTATCTTGACCACTAAAAGTGCTGATCATTATGGTAGAATTAATTATCTATTCCAATTATCTAATTTTATGAAATCCAAGGATATTATTATGCCAAATACTAGTTTCAAATCTACTTCAACAGTAACACCTACTAATATGAAGAACACTCATctaaaagataataattctaataaCGCTGATGTTCGTTTGaatgatattttaagcTCTTTGTATAATTTGCAAATACCTAAGattcaaacaaaaatgaagCTACAATTATCACCCAACATGAAAAGACAGATTTGTCCTCTTTGTAGTGAACTATTAATACCTGGTTTGAGCTTAAAATTGAAAGTAGTCAATTGGAATCATgctaaaataaacaaacacaGAGCCCATGGGCCTACCACGAAAAGTTTTCTTAATGTAAAGAAACCCGGTAAAAAGAATCAGAAAAACAATGTTTTGTTATGGAAATGTACAAAATGTGGCAAGATAGTCAAAAAGTTTCCTATTGGTcaagatttattttatcagccattttatgaaaaaaatatcgtTAAATACATAAACGATATGGCTGAAGGAAATAATGAACTTAAACTTAAACGGGATGGCGAAGAAagtaagaaaaaagaagaaggtgAGGGGGGGGAGGGGGAAAGAGTAAGTAAATAA
- the PRE6 gene encoding proteasome core particle subunit alpha 4 (similar to Saccharomyces cerevisiae YOL038W | PRE6 | PRoteinase yscE) has protein sequence MSGYDRALSIFSPDGHIFQVEYASEAVKRGTCCVGIKGANCVVLGCERRSTLKLQDPRITPSKISKIDDLVVLSFSGLNADSRILIEKARVEAQSHKLTLEDPVSIEYLTRYVANVQQKYTQSGGVRPFGVSTFIAGFDHKNSTNGPKLFKTEPSGIYSEWVAHSIGRNSKTVCEFLEKTYDKSNPPQSVEESVKLTVKSLLEVVQAGAKNIEICVVSDDDKGIQILDNDEIDKYVQEIESEKEQEREEKRKKET, from the coding sequence ATGAGCGGTTATGATAGAGCGTTGTCAATTTTTTCCCCAGATGGACATATTTTTCAAGTAGAATATGCGTCAGAAGCAGTTAAGAGAGGTACATGTTGTGTTGGTATCAAAGGTGCCAATTGCGTTGTATTAGGTTGCGAAAGAAGATCCACTTTGAAACTACAAGACCCTCGTATTACACCTAGTAAAATATCTAAGATCGATGATTTGGTGGTGCTATCTTTTTCAGGGCTAAATGCAGATAGCAGAATTCTAATTGAAAAGGCAAGAGTAGAAGCTCAATCACACAAATTGACTTTGGAAGATCCCGTTTCCATAGAATATCTAACTAGATATGTGGCCAATGTTCAACAAAAGTATACACAATCTGGGGGTGTTAGACCTTTTGGTGTTAGTACATTTATTGCTGGATTTGATCATAAAAATAGTACTAATGGGCCTAAATTATTCAAGACTGAACCCAGCGGGATCTATAGTGAGTGGGTGGCACATTCTATTGGTAGAAATTCTAAGACTGTTTGCGagtttttggaaaaaactTATGATAAGTCAAACCCACCACAAAGTGTCGAGGAAAGTGTTAAGTTGACGGTTAAGAGCTTGTTGGAAGTTGTGCAAGCTGGTGcgaaaaatattgaaatatgCGTTGTTAGTGATGACGACAAAGGAATACAAATTTTAGATAACGATGAAATCGATAAATATGTTCAGGAGATTGAGTCAGAAAAGGAACAGgaaagagaagaaaaaaggaaaaaagaaacttaA
- the MDM38 gene encoding ribosome-binding protein MDM38 (similar to Saccharomyces cerevisiae YOL027C | MDM38 | Mitochondrial Distribution and Morphology), with amino-acid sequence MNTSPRLLTIVNTRIISRNFNSKKLLLAYATGTAGPLNASFVYKTKSFYSTTSNTTNPNKNDKKDVATTNTAKKPKKPIMERIKHEIKHYVNGTKLLGYEIKISSKLLGKYLTGHELSRREHTQLRRTSQDVFRLFPFAAFVIIPFAELLLPIALKLFPNLLPSTYESDSDRKKKVVKLADIRSKTRLFLKETFEENAKKQQFIEYDNILDENKRKVFFKFFTKLNSPKNGVAEVFNKDEVITVAQMFKNDTVLDNLSRPQLIAMAKYMSLRPFGTDNMLRYQIRSNLKKIIEDDLSIDFEGVENLSSDELYQACVVRGIKTFGVTKQDLIDHLKVWLTLRLKDKIPGVLIILSSIYTFDGLPKEISDSTKSKSSSSSAAADNGTSVYGHWEPPTFNGNTNYDKLLSLHYDAILQVLSSIPDPVYNVAKLDVTEAEEKSSAKKKEEPETATATAAASATISTANVGSTTATATANAGESKKEEEQPKETVEKEEEEEEEPKRIDSNEFKLKVLKEQEELIKKENEEDKSRSVKEEKEQAKDDIKLDEDDAKKKN; translated from the coding sequence ATGAACACTTCTCCGAGACTGTTAACCATTGTTAACACAAGGATAATATCCCGTAACTTCaatagtaaaaaattattattagcataTGCCACCGGTACTGCTGGCCCACTCAATGCTTCTTTTGTctacaaaacaaaatcgTTTTATTCAACAACATCCAACACTACCAATCCAAACAAGAACGATAAAAAAGATGTCGCAACCACTAACACCGCCAAAAAACCTAAGAAACCAATCATGGAAAGAATCAAACACgaaataaaacattacGTTAACGGTACAAAATTATTAGGGtatgaaattaaaatttcttcAAAGTTATTGGGAAAATATCTAACCGGACATGAATTGTCACGCAGAGAGCACACTCAATTAAGAAGAACTTCTCAGGATGTTTTTAGATTATTTCCATTTGCTGCATTTGTCATCATCCCCTTTGCCGAGTTGCTGTTACCAATTGCCTTGAAATTATTCCCCAACTTATTGCCAAGTACCTATGAAAGTGATTCAGAtcgcaaaaaaaaagttgtgaAATTAGCTGATATTAGGTCAAAAAcaagattatttttaaaagaaacatttgaagaaaatgccaaaaaacaacaattcaTTGAGTATGACAATATCCTGgatgaaaacaaaagaaaggtttttttcaaatttttcaccAAGTTGAATTCCCCCAAAAATGGTGTGGCTGAAGTTTTCAATAAGGATGAGGTTATAACTGTTGCGCAAATGTTCAAAAACGACACCGTTTTGGATAATTTATCTAGACCCCAGTTAATAGCCATGGCTAAATATATGTCTTTAAGGCCTTTTGGGACTGATAACATGCTACGTTATCAAATAAGATCtaatctaaaaaaaattattgaagaTGATTTATCTATTGACTTCGAAGGTGTAGAGAATTTGAGTTCCGACGAGTTATATCAAGCTTGTGTTGTTAGAGGTATTAAAACATTTGGCGTTACCAAACAGGATTTGATTGATCATTTGAAAGTTTGGTTAACTTTGAGGTTGAAGGATAAAATACCTGGtgttttgataattttaagCAGCATTTACACATTTGATGGTTTGCCAAAGGAAATTTCTGATTCCACCAAATCtaaatcttcttcttcttctgctGCTGCTGATAACGGTACTAGTGTTTATGGTCATTGGGAGCCACCCACTTTCAATGGAAATACTAATTATGATAAATTGTTAAGCTTACATTACGACGCTATTTTACAAGTTTTGAGTTCCATCCCAGATCCAGTTTACAATGTCGCCAAATTAGATGTTACCGAGGCGGAAGAAAAGTCTTCTGCCAAAAAGAAGGAAGAACCGGAAACTGCTACTGCTACCGCTGCTGCTAGTGCAACCATTTCCACAGCAAATGTTGGATCTACGACTGCCACTGCCACTGCTAATGCTGGGGAATCTaagaaagaagaggaaCAACCAAAGGAAACTGTtgaaaaagaggaagaagaagaagaagaaccTAAACGTATCGATTCTAATGAATTTAAATTGAAAGTATTGAAGGAGCAAGAAGAgttgattaaaaaagaaaacgaAGAGGATAAATCAAGATCCgttaaagaagaaaaagaacaagCTAAAGATGACATCAAATTGGATGAAGACGACGCCAAGAAAAAGAACTAA
- the VLD1 gene encoding Vld1p, with protein sequence MVNNINILENNENKNKYYLNILYVVLLIRYLKDHSIFNILIVLYLTNLLCYTLQLINREKENFIGQPYNFALTNHNSNSDSNSNGNENYHGYYVLNTLVMKSILHIQACLLLQIVLLILYRIFITKNNHYTNIGDGDNSNFLNSYKRETILFDLLSYNGEEETGNIILLFIKIISMDILIFLIEILIIYENLVDSSHWNKFIARNLNQFGLYVVFKLNPTLGWQYVNSTCDNDDSNEYDSLRIV encoded by the coding sequence AtggttaataatattaatatactggagaataatgaaaacaaaaataaatattatttaaacatACTATATGTCGTATTGTTGATACGATACTTAAAAGATcattctatttttaatatactcATAGTACTATATCtaacaaatttattatgTTATACTTtacaattaataaatagagaaaaggaaaacttTATTGGGCAGCCATATAATTTTGCTCTTACTAATCACAATAGTAATTCCGATAGTAACAGCAACGGTAACGAGAATTATCATGGCTATTACGTTTTAAATACACTGGTCATGAAGTCAATATTACATATCCAAGCATGCTTACTATTGCAAATTGTTTTACTCATATTGTACAGAAtttttataacaaaaaataatcattataCAAACATTGGAGATGGAGACAActcaaattttttgaattctTACAAACGGGAAACTATACTTTTTGATCTTTTATCATATAAcggagaagaagaaactGGTAACATAATATTGcttttcattaaaattattagcatggatattttgattttcttaattgaaatattgataatatatgAAAACTTGGTTGATTCGAGCCATTGGAATAAATTTATAGCTAGAAATTTGAACCAATTCGGTTTATACGTTGTTTTCAAACTAAATCCTACGCTAGGCTGGCAATATGTCAATAGTACGTGTGACAATGATGATTCTAATGAATATGATAGTTTAAGGATAGTTTGA
- the PRI1 gene encoding DNA primase subunit PRI1 (similar to Saccharomyces cerevisiae YIR008C | PRI1 | DNA PRImase) translates to MTSILPPSSSDMEYYYQYMYPFKSIFQWLSHSFIESQPDIANREFAMAFRSGAYKRYNSYNTIADFKNGIIKGNPDRFEIGAVYSKPPAKKDAILKTDLIPLQKELVFDIDMDDYDDYRTCCSGAQVCEKCWKFITLAIRIINVALVEDFGFKDIFWIFSGRRGAHCWCSDRRARKLTDLQRRNILDYLNIIRDRHVEKKLSLMRPLYPHMQRSLEFLKPFFVDIILKEQNPWEDDKAAIECLLLGGIYDKNLIELCKKFWLDNPGRSSEQKWTDIDYLATNKLAYGKKPDFLEKLRQCKEDLILKTLYPKLDIEVTKQTIHLLKAPFCIHPSTGNVCVPIMVMPNDTDEDDNQSYQSVEIDFDPTKAPKLISLQKQMEENGNRLENTDLQPYLEKFGRFVQKFIQNEMHEDATTNGDKKRFRENDW, encoded by the coding sequence atGACTTCAATACTACCGCCTAGCAGTTCGGATAtggaatattattatcaatatatGTATCCTTTTAAATCCATTTTCCAATGGTTAAGTCATTCTTTTATAGAAAGCCAACCTGATATTGCCAATAGAGAATTTGCCATGGCTTTCAGGTCTGGTGCTTACAAAAGATATAATTCTTATAACACAATTgcagattttaaaaacggAATAATTAAGGGTAATCCAGATAGATTTGAAATTGGTGCCGTTTACAGTAAACCACCTGCTAAAAAAGACGcaattttgaaaactgACTTAATTCCTTTACAAAAAGAATTGGTTTTTGATATCGATATGGATGACTACGACGATTATAGAACTTGTTGTTCAGGTGCCCAAGTGTGTGAGAAATGCTGGAAATTCATTACCTTGGCTATTAGAATCATAAATGTTGCACTTGTCGAAGATTTTGGATTTAAAGACATATTTTGGATTTTCTCTGGAAGGAGAGGTGCTCACTGTTGGTGCAGTGACAGAAGAGCACGTAAATTGACTGATCTGCAAAGAAGAAACATTTTAGATTACTTAAATATCATTAGAGATAGACACGTGGAGAAGAAACTAAGTTTGATGAGACCGTTATATCCACACATGCAACGCTCTTTGGAATTTctaaaacctttttttgtGGATATTATACTAAAAGAACAAAACCCGTGGGAAGATGATAAGGCAGCAATTGAATGTTTGTTACTTGGCGGAATATATGATAAAAACCTAATTGAGCTATGTAAAAAATTCTGGCTGGATAACCCTGGTAGATCCAGTGAACAAAAATGGACTGACATTGATTATTTGGCAACTAATAAGCTAGCCTATGGTAAAAAACCAGACTTTTTGGAAAAGTTGCGTCAATGTAAAGAAGATTTAATTCTAAAAACTTTATATCCAAAACTAGATATTGAGGTTACTAAGCAAACTATTCATTTGTTAAAAGCGCCATTTTGTATTCATCCAAGCACAGGTAACGTTTGTGTTCCTATTATGGTGATGCCGAACGATACTGATGAGGATGATAATCAAAGTTACCAAAGTGTAGAGATTGATTTTGATCCAACTAAAGCACCCAAACTAATTAGTCTGCAAAAACAAATGGAAGAAAATGGAAACAGACTTGAAAACACTGATTTACAACCgtatttggaaaaatttggTAGATTTGTACAAAAGTTTATACAGAATGAAATGCATGAGGATGCTACTACTAATGGGGATAAGAAAAGGTTTAGAGAAAATGATTGGTAA